Proteins encoded together in one Nitrospirota bacterium window:
- a CDS encoding transcriptional repressor, with amino-acid sequence MTPQRIAIFDYLEGNKAHPSADEIYRAVSKKYPTMSFATVYNTMSALRDRGAVRELAVDPAKKRYDPDTVAHNHLICVGCRRIVDVPMTCEVRLPMRLRHDFTMLDNHVEFRGLCPACRKRSK; translated from the coding sequence ATGACGCCACAACGGATAGCGATCTTCGACTATCTCGAGGGCAACAAGGCGCACCCGTCGGCAGATGAGATCTACCGCGCCGTCTCGAAGAAATATCCGACCATGTCCTTTGCCACCGTCTATAATACGATGTCCGCCCTGCGGGACAGGGGTGCGGTCCGGGAGCTAGCCGTCGACCCGGCGAAAAAACGCTATGACCCCGACACGGTCGCGCACAACCACCTGATCTGCGTCGGATGCCGGCGCATCGTGGACGTTCCGATGACCTGCGAAGTCAGGCTGCCGATGCGCCTTCGCCATGATTTCACCATGCTGGACAACCACGTGGAGTTCCGCGGTTTGTGTCCGGCCTGCCGCAAGCGGTCAAAATAA